The Thermodesulfobacteriota bacterium DNA segment TTGATAATATGAACCAGATTGCAGAGTTAAATGAAAATAACAATATTTCGCAGGCAGTAACTGTAAAACTAAAAGGCAACTGTTTATCAGTTAAGCCTTATTTTAAGAGTAAGAGCGCAAAAAACATGAAATCGTTTAGCAAATATAAATAAGCTAAAAAAATCTACTCATCTCCTTATCTCTTTAAAGCCCTGGTCGTTCAAATAAATACGAATGGCCGGGGCTTTTTTCGCTATTTTTATAAAAAATGAAAATTTCTTTGAACCTTTTTCTACCCAGGTGTTACTCACTTAGTAAATACAGATTAAAAGGAGATAAAAGATGAAAAATTTAAACCTAAAATCAGTTCAGATAGCAGCACTACTAATAATCTCAAACCTATGCATTACAGCATGGGCATTCTCAAACGAGCTTCCAGATTTAGCCGGATATCCTGGAATACAAATTGCCGGCAAACAAGCTAACTGGGGCGAGAAAATTAAGATACATGCACAAGATGCAGACTATAGCAAAGATGGAAAATGTGTGTTCCGCTATGATTTGGGTCTTGTAAATGTTGGCAGCGCACCAACAGGAGAGTTTGGATACAGGATCAATTCTTCAGGTTGGTCTACATCACAAACACATCCTGGTGTTAAAGCATATGAGCAAACCTTTGCTATAGGCGAGATTGAGCTAAAACCAGGAAAGCAAAAGTTAGTAATAAAGTTAGATAATAATGAGCAAATAACAGAATCAGACGAATTTAATAATATCCCGTTTGCACTTCAGATTGATGTAAAAGGCAAATGTAATTCAGAAAATAATTCTGAATCTATTATTGCAACAAAATAGAAGATTGCTTGGCCTAATGCCTATCCCCTAAGCCATACCCCAGACCCGGCTTCTGTAAGAAATTACAGTTGCCGGGTTTTTATTTTCATAAATTTTTTTATCCAATATTTTCTTTGAACCTTTTATATTCTGATCGTTACTAACTATTCAAAATCAACAAAAGGAGGTAAGCAAAAATGCTTATTCAACTTAATACAAAAAAAGTTTTATCAGTTTTAGCATTAGCAGTATTTATGTTTGTTGGACTCGGAGTAAATACAACATTTGCAAAATGTCCTTACGACATTTTGGCACTATGTAAGGTTGACGGCAAATGGGTTAACTGCTGTGACCATTATGGCTACACAATAAATGGTGAGGAACCATCAAACTCTTCTAACAAAGGAATTAAAAATAAAAGTTTTAAGGCTAAGAAATCTAAATCAAAGCCAAAGAAGCTTATTGTTGCAAAACCTGTACAGAAAAAGTCAGATTTTGATTTGCAGCAAAAAACACCGTCAAACGGCGGGGCATCTATTTATCAGATGAATGGCCTTAAAGGCGTTGTGCCGATGAAGCTTGCTACAAAGATGGTAAACGGCAACGAAGTAAAAGTTATGAAGATTGCCAATAAGAATGTAAATCAAAAAATGAAATGGAATGCAAAATTAGACTGTCCACAAGGGACAGGTATGAAAAGTTTCTCTATATCTACAGTAAATGGTCCTGTAACAGTTCTTAATCCGGCAAATTATTCTATTGGCAGCATGACCAAGCAGGTAAATATAAAACCATGGAGCTTAAACCATGTTGCGGAGCAGTGTCAGGATGCTCTGACTAAGCCAAACGGTAAATACCACGAAGAAGCAACTATAGCTCTTCAGCCTAATGTAAGTGAGCATGTAAGATTTCAAGCAAGCTGCTACTACCACGGCACAAATAACTACAAGCAATACAGCGGACAGGTTAAACCAAAAACAACAGTAAAATGTGTTCTAACAAATCCGCCGTACGTTCCGGAAACATAATAAATTTGTCTTCTTTCTACTCCTTCTAAAGAGCCCCTGCAGGATGCATATCCTGGAGGGGTTTTTTTGAACCATTTCTCTATCTCTTGTTACTAACTATTTAAATATAGCAAAAGGAGGAATCAACCATGATAAGGTTATCCAACTTAAACAAGGTACTAAGAGATATTAGTTTTTACACAGCATTAGTGATTTTAGCTATTACATTTTTTACATCTGTAAGCATCGTGAGCACGAAAGCTGCCACATTTAATGTAGACAGCACAATCGATGCAGTTGACGCAAATCCCGGAGACGGTATATGCGATACCGGAAAGGGCTTTTGTTCACTTCGTGCAGCAGTGATGGAGAGTAATGCACTTTTAGGTCCCGATGACATAGTGCTTGAGTCAGATTCTTACGCTATAACAATAGCAGGCGGCGATGATGCAGCAGCAAACGGTGATCTGGATATTACCGATGATGTTCTTATCCAAGGACAGGGCGCTATGGATACAACAATTGATGGTAACAATATCAATCGCGTCTTTCATATCATCAATATTAACCAGGAAGGACAGATAGAGGTCGAAATTTTTGATCTCAAGATCTTTAACGGTGAGGTAAACGATCTTGGCGGAGGAATTAGAAATTCTAGTGGGAATTTGTTATTGGAAAGAGTTTTAATCGAAGCTAACAACTCTAGAAGAGGCGGAGGTCTGGCTAACGGATCTCAGGCTACAACAAATATTAGAAGTAGCGCAATTTATGAAAACAACGTCTTAGCTGGTCCTGAGCAGTGGGGCGGAGGTATATATAACTCTGGCGAGCTTGAAATGGTTAACACTACTATAAGCAATAACAATGTGGGAGATTTGGGCGGAGGAATATTCAATGAGGGTAATTTGAATATTATTTTTTCAACTATCGCATCTAATGTTTCAGTTTCTGAAAGCTCAGCTGGAATACATCAGACAATAAGCGGATCAACAACTATTTATGCTTCAATCTTAGCCAATAACTTTAGCTTTGACTGTGGTGGAACCCTTCTAACATCCCAAGGATTTAATATATCCACAAGTAACTGCAATCTGAATCAGCCAAGTGATATGCCAAATACTAATCCGGTCATAGATTTTCTTCAGGAAACGAGCGGCGACACTATGGCTCATCCGCTACTAAATGAAAGTCCTGCAATTGATTTGGCCGGCAGTGAAGAAGCATGTCTGGATCTAGGCGTTGATCAAAGAGGTTCACTTAGACCTAGAGACGGAGACCTGGATAAAGATGCGGAGTGCGATTCAGGAGCATTTGAACTTAATCCAGAGATAGACAGTGGAGAGTCTGCAGGTGAAGGATGCTCTCTAGTTAGTATGAACAGTGTCACAACCCTTCCACTATATATGCTCGTACCAGTTTTGGTAGTTTTAGCTTTTGGATATAGAAGAAACAAAATTTCTGCAAATTAAAATTAAACAAGGGCTGCAGCTAAATCTGCGGCCCAAATTTCCCACTACTTATAATTGCCCGCAATAAAAAAACTCATACAAAATTTGAACCATTTTATGCTGTTTTGTTACTTACTATTCAAATTCAATTAATGGAGGATTTAACCATGAATAGGTTGTTTAACTTTTTAAAAGCTTTAGAAGTACCAAATATGACAATGAGTATTTTGATCCTGATCACAGCACTATTTGTATTCATTGGATCCAGCAATTTGCGTGCTGCAACATTTGAAGTTAACAGCACAATTGATGCAATTGATGCTAACCCGGGCGATGGGATCTGTGATGACGGCGATGGCAACTGCACGCTTAGGGCCGCAGTTATGGAGACAAATGATCTTGCGGGACCTGATGAGATAGTACTAAAGGCCAAAACATATTTAATTACAATTCCCGGCCCTGACCATTTTGCGATTAAAGGAGATTTAGATATAAGAGATGATCTTCTTATACAGGGACAAGGCGCTGCTAAAACAGTGATTGATGGAAGCAATTTAACCCGTGCTTTTGAGCTTCGTGACGATGATCTCATGAATAAGGTAAATGTGGAAATTTATGACCTCACTATACAGGACTGTGTGGTAGGAAACGCAGGTGGAGCTATTAGAAACCACTCAGAAAAATTACGTTTAGAGAGAGTTGAGCTTATAGCCAATTTCGCTCCTAGAGGCGGCGGTATTTATAACGGTCCAAATGGTGATACGAAAATTCTAAACTCTGGAATATACTATAATTTCGCCACAGATGATCCAGGAATGGAACGAGGCGGCGGTATCTATAATGACGGCGAATTGTTTGTAGGTAATTCAACAATTAGCAGCAACACCGCTGGAGATTTGGGAGGAGGTATTTTCAACTCAGGCGATATGCACCTTGCTTTTAATACTGTTGCAGCAAACATCACAATTGCAGGTCTTGCAGGCGGTATACACCAGACTGCAGGATCTACCGATGCTACGCTGTTTGCAAATCTGTTTGCAGATAACCAAAACGGCGACTGCGCTGGTGCTTTGGTTAAAGTTGAATCACTAGGCTATAACCTTGCAGAAGATGATTGTAATTTAAATGATCCTACTGATGAGCCAGATACTGAGTCTCAAATTGGTATGCTCGCTATGAACGGCGGTGGAACCATGACCCATGAACTTTTTGAAGGCAGCCCTGCGATAGATATGGCTGGAAACGATTTTGAATGCTTTGAAGTTGGAGTGGATCAAAGAGGAGTTAGTAGGCCCCAAGACGGAGATTTAATTGGCGAGGCTAATTGTGACGCTGGTGCATTTGAATACATTGCTAAGCCCGTTTCAGACGGTGATAGCGGCGGCGGATGTTCATTAGCCAAGAGCGGATCTGCTTCATCAATGTCTATTTATCTTCTGATACCTGTGTTCTTATTGGCAGTTAGATTTCTCAGGAGATATCAGGAAAACGTATAACACTAAATTAAAAGGGCCGCATAAATATCTTGCGGCCCAAATATATTTTTGAGTATGTGCAACAATCAAAAAGTATGGAGATAACTATTTATGTTGTGTATGATGAATAAATATTCTAAAATAATTCAAGAGATTTATGGGGAGGATGGCTCACTGAACTATAGGCGCTTATTAGTTGTTTTAATAATACTTCTCGTTGATGCTGCTGCTTATGCACAGGTGCAGCTCACCCAGACTGAAGCTGGACAGGCATTCAAAGCTGGAGACTATGAAAAAGCGCTTGAACAGTTCAACTTGCTCCTAGACGAATATCCTGAGGACTCAGTATTAATCCTCAGATATATAGGACTCTCTTACCACCGTTTAGAGCAATATGACAAAGCTATAGAATCATATGAAAAGGCGCTTGAGATTGATCCTCAAAGCGCACCTGTTATTTTCTACCTTGCCTCCACTTACTTTAAAACCAGCAATACCAATAAAGCCCGGGAACTATTTCAAAATGTAATCAATATTTCACCAGACTCGCTATATTCTGGATGGGCTGAGCGATATATGCAGGCAATAGAGCAGCAAGAAACTGTGTATGAAAGACCGGGCGGTCCAAGGCTGTATCAGGTGTTTTTACAGGTTGCCCCTCAGCTGGATTTTAATGTTCCTGAAGCCCCTAGCAGCAGTGCTTCATTCAGTGACGATGAGTCCTTTAGGTTTACAGAATATGCCTCTATAGGACTTAGAACTAAGCAGCTTGGAAACTGGTTTTTGGGAACTGATCTATCCACATACCAAAGTCAAAATACTAAGAGTGAACTAAGAGAGTTTAACCTTGCTACTTTTGATGTCTCACCTTATATCAATTATACGACAACAGTTTTAGGCAAGCCGTTTTCACCAATTCTTAGATATAATTTTAACTATGCACTATTAGATTATGACAGCTATAGCAACTCGCACTCAATTTCTGC contains these protein-coding regions:
- a CDS encoding choice-of-anchor Q domain-containing protein, with the protein product MIRLSNLNKVLRDISFYTALVILAITFFTSVSIVSTKAATFNVDSTIDAVDANPGDGICDTGKGFCSLRAAVMESNALLGPDDIVLESDSYAITIAGGDDAAANGDLDITDDVLIQGQGAMDTTIDGNNINRVFHIININQEGQIEVEIFDLKIFNGEVNDLGGGIRNSSGNLLLERVLIEANNSRRGGGLANGSQATTNIRSSAIYENNVLAGPEQWGGGIYNSGELEMVNTTISNNNVGDLGGGIFNEGNLNIIFSTIASNVSVSESSAGIHQTISGSTTIYASILANNFSFDCGGTLLTSQGFNISTSNCNLNQPSDMPNTNPVIDFLQETSGDTMAHPLLNESPAIDLAGSEEACLDLGVDQRGSLRPRDGDLDKDAECDSGAFELNPEIDSGESAGEGCSLVSMNSVTTLPLYMLVPVLVVLAFGYRRNKISAN
- a CDS encoding choice-of-anchor Q domain-containing protein — translated: MNRLFNFLKALEVPNMTMSILILITALFVFIGSSNLRAATFEVNSTIDAIDANPGDGICDDGDGNCTLRAAVMETNDLAGPDEIVLKAKTYLITIPGPDHFAIKGDLDIRDDLLIQGQGAAKTVIDGSNLTRAFELRDDDLMNKVNVEIYDLTIQDCVVGNAGGAIRNHSEKLRLERVELIANFAPRGGGIYNGPNGDTKILNSGIYYNFATDDPGMERGGGIYNDGELFVGNSTISSNTAGDLGGGIFNSGDMHLAFNTVAANITIAGLAGGIHQTAGSTDATLFANLFADNQNGDCAGALVKVESLGYNLAEDDCNLNDPTDEPDTESQIGMLAMNGGGTMTHELFEGSPAIDMAGNDFECFEVGVDQRGVSRPQDGDLIGEANCDAGAFEYIAKPVSDGDSGGGCSLAKSGSASSMSIYLLIPVFLLAVRFLRRYQENV
- a CDS encoding tetratricopeptide repeat protein — protein: MLCMMNKYSKIIQEIYGEDGSLNYRRLLVVLIILLVDAAAYAQVQLTQTEAGQAFKAGDYEKALEQFNLLLDEYPEDSVLILRYIGLSYHRLEQYDKAIESYEKALEIDPQSAPVIFYLASTYFKTSNTNKARELFQNVINISPDSLYSGWAERYMQAIEQQETVYERPGGPRLYQVFLQVAPQLDFNVPEAPSSSASFSDDESFRFTEYASIGLRTKQLGNWFLGTDLSTYQSQNTKSELREFNLATFDVSPYINYTTTVLGKPFSPILRYNFNYALLDYDSYSNSHSISATLNTALTENTLTVPFYRLRFDSFNDKGFDDSISSRDATNNALGFLQYFFFNQRAVNVWAGYEFQNNDADGLNFNYNGHRITAGISTPVIWGIRTDLSGEYGRDDYPDFQGPRDRETNRGSFFGRITRNIKGPVYGAFSYSYTNENSNYSVLEFDR